A stretch of bacterium DNA encodes these proteins:
- a CDS encoding SDR family oxidoreductase produces MDNRVALVTGGGTGIGRAIALAFAGSGATVAVNYSRSEADADATAREIRSRGGRAITVQADIARLGEVEAMIAHVVRDLGRLDILVNNAGTTTFVDHANLDGLTEDVWDRILAVNVKGTFFVTRAAAKVMNEGRIINIGSVAGVNGAGSSIAYAASKGAIHVMTRSLARVLAPRITVNTIAPGLIETRWHAGRETTNAYRVPSFPSKRIGRPDDIAHIALALATADNFITGQVIVVDGGATV; encoded by the coding sequence TTGGACAATCGGGTAGCCCTCGTCACCGGAGGCGGCACCGGCATCGGCCGTGCCATCGCCCTCGCCTTCGCCGGCAGCGGCGCCACCGTTGCGGTCAACTACAGCCGCTCGGAGGCCGACGCGGACGCGACGGCGCGGGAGATCCGCTCGCGCGGCGGCCGCGCGATCACCGTGCAAGCGGACATCGCGCGGTTGGGCGAGGTCGAGGCGATGATTGCGCACGTTGTCCGCGATCTTGGCAGGCTCGACATTCTCGTCAACAACGCGGGCACGACGACGTTCGTCGACCACGCGAACCTCGACGGCCTGACCGAGGACGTCTGGGATCGGATCCTGGCCGTCAACGTCAAAGGCACGTTCTTCGTGACGCGCGCCGCTGCAAAGGTCATGAACGAGGGCCGCATCATCAACATCGGCTCCGTCGCGGGCGTGAACGGGGCCGGCAGCTCGATCGCCTACGCGGCCAGCAAGGGTGCGATTCACGTGATGACCCGCTCGCTCGCGCGCGTGCTCGCACCGCGGATCACGGTCAACACGATCGCGCCCGGCCTGATCGAAACCCGCTGGCACGCGGGCCGGGAGACGACGAACGCCTACCGCGTGCCATCGTTTCCCTCCAAGCGCATCGGCCGCCCCGACGACATCGCCCACATCGCGCTGGCGCTGGCCACGGCCGACAACTTCATCACGGGGCAAGTCATCGTCGTTGACGGCGGAGCCACGGTCTAA
- the lexA gene encoding transcriptional repressor LexA encodes MGKGLTKRQREILTYVLDSMQQRGYPPSVREIGTALGLTSSSTVHSHLAALEKKGFIHRDPSKPRAIEILKDGASQPPKRVVNVPVLGRIAAGQPILAEENVEDVFPLPKDFVREDASFILRVRGDSMIDAGIYEGDYLVVRQQATANNGEIVAAMIGDEATVKRFYRERDHIRLQPENSAMSPIIARDVTVLGKAIALIRRLP; translated from the coding sequence GTGGGCAAAGGGCTAACGAAACGCCAACGGGAGATCCTGACCTACGTCCTGGACAGCATGCAACAGCGGGGATACCCGCCGTCGGTTCGTGAGATCGGGACCGCGCTCGGACTGACCAGTAGCTCGACCGTCCACAGTCACCTCGCCGCGCTCGAGAAGAAGGGCTTTATTCACCGAGATCCGAGTAAGCCGCGGGCGATCGAAATCCTCAAGGACGGCGCGAGCCAGCCGCCCAAGCGCGTGGTCAATGTGCCGGTGCTGGGCCGGATCGCGGCCGGGCAGCCGATCCTCGCCGAGGAGAACGTCGAAGATGTGTTCCCGCTCCCCAAGGACTTCGTCCGCGAGGATGCGTCGTTCATCCTGCGGGTCCGCGGCGACAGCATGATCGACGCCGGGATCTACGAAGGCGACTATTTGGTCGTGCGCCAACAGGCCACCGCGAACAACGGCGAGATCGTGGCCGCGATGATCGGCGACGAAGCGACGGTCAAGCGCTTCTACCGGGAACGCGACCACATCCGGCTGCAGCCGGAGAACAGCGCGATGTCACCGATCATCGCGCGGGACGTGACCGTGCTCGGGAAAGCGATCGCGCTGATCCGCCGCCTGCCCTAG
- the miaA gene encoding tRNA (adenosine(37)-N6)-dimethylallyltransferase MiaA has protein sequence MMVGPAFVVIAGPTAVGKTAIALALARRMPAEIVSADSRTVYRGMDIGTAKPSAADRESVPHHLIDVADPGEIFTLADYQRLATAAIDAIRRRGRIPLLVGGTGLYVRAVVDGLAIPAAGPDWALRARLEEEERLGGAGTLHRRLLEVDPASGARIHPRNVRRVIRALEVYYHTGAPLSALQRDPRGSGSTRRDAASGRPPEHRGREAEDRPCRPLMVALTLDRALLYARIDQRIDRQLATGLVDEVRRLLDTGYSPALPSLQGLGYKELVPYVAGRATLADAATRLRQSTRRYAKRQGTWLRADPRYRWIDVDDRSPDVVAGEISAMMTEGRSTAPHEHPGRS, from the coding sequence ATGATGGTTGGCCCCGCGTTCGTCGTGATCGCCGGTCCGACCGCTGTGGGCAAGACCGCGATCGCGCTGGCCCTCGCGCGCCGGATGCCCGCTGAGATCGTGTCCGCGGACTCGCGGACCGTGTACCGCGGCATGGACATCGGCACCGCGAAGCCGTCCGCCGCCGATCGTGAGAGCGTCCCGCACCACCTGATCGATGTCGCCGATCCCGGCGAGATCTTCACCCTTGCCGACTACCAGCGACTCGCCACCGCAGCGATCGACGCCATCCGTCGGCGCGGGCGGATCCCGCTGCTGGTCGGCGGCACCGGGCTGTACGTGCGGGCCGTCGTGGATGGGCTGGCGATCCCCGCCGCCGGGCCGGATTGGGCGCTGCGGGCGCGTCTTGAGGAGGAGGAGCGACTCGGTGGCGCCGGCACGCTCCACCGCCGGCTGCTCGAGGTGGATCCGGCCTCGGGCGCGAGGATCCATCCGCGCAACGTGCGGCGGGTCATCCGCGCTCTCGAAGTCTACTATCACACCGGCGCGCCGCTCTCTGCGTTGCAGCGGGACCCGCGCGGGAGCGGGTCGACGCGGCGCGACGCGGCGTCCGGGCGTCCACCCGAACACCGGGGTCGTGAGGCGGAGGACCGGCCGTGTCGTCCGCTGATGGTCGCGTTGACGCTCGACCGGGCGTTGCTCTATGCGCGGATCGATCAGCGCATCGACCGGCAACTCGCGACGGGGTTGGTCGACGAAGTCCGTCGGTTGCTCGACACCGGGTACTCGCCGGCGTTGCCCTCGCTCCAGGGGCTCGGCTACAAGGAGCTCGTCCCCTACGTCGCCGGGCGCGCCACGCTGGCCGACGCGGCGACGCGTCTGCGCCAGAGCACGCGCCGGTACGCGAAGCGGCAGGGGACGTGGCTCCGCGCCGATCCCCGTTATCGGTGGATCGACGTGGACGACCGGTCGCCGGACGTGGTCGCCGGCGAGATTTCTGCTATGATGACGGAGGGCCGATCGACGGCGCCCCACGAGCACCCCGGGAGGTCTTGA
- a CDS encoding LL-diaminopimelate aminotransferase — MQKIPPYLFADLDRKRAQLRAKGVDVISLAIGDPDLPTPDHIIEALTRAAHDPATHQYPPYEGTRQYRGAVADWYARRFGVTLDPESEVLALIGSKEGLAHVPWVFINPGDVALVSDPGYPVYATATVMAEGEPYPVPMSPERGWVPDLGAVPAEIARRARVMFLNYPNNPTAGTADLAFFSEAVEFAKRWDLLVVHDNTYSEIGYDGYRPPSFLQAPGAKDVGIELHSLSKTYCMTGWRMGFAVGNRDAIRALGTLKTNIDSGQFVAIQTAGVAALTGPDGPTRERVAIWQKRRDMVVAGLRQVGLDVTRPRATFYLWVPVPAGYDSVGFAGHLLEHAGVVVTPGTGYGARGEGYVRISLTAPDDRFVEAIRRIGMALGPAPEGRPVESRGRR, encoded by the coding sequence ATGCAGAAGATTCCGCCGTACCTGTTCGCCGACCTCGATCGCAAGCGCGCGCAGCTCCGGGCGAAGGGCGTGGACGTGATCAGCCTCGCCATCGGTGACCCGGATCTGCCGACGCCGGACCACATCATCGAGGCCCTCACGCGCGCCGCGCACGACCCGGCGACGCACCAGTACCCTCCGTACGAGGGAACGCGTCAGTACCGCGGAGCGGTCGCAGACTGGTACGCGCGGCGCTTCGGGGTGACGCTCGATCCGGAGTCCGAGGTGCTCGCGTTGATCGGGTCCAAGGAGGGGCTTGCGCACGTGCCGTGGGTGTTCATCAACCCGGGGGACGTGGCGCTCGTGAGCGATCCGGGATACCCAGTGTACGCGACGGCGACCGTGATGGCGGAGGGCGAACCCTATCCCGTGCCGATGAGCCCGGAGCGGGGGTGGGTCCCCGACCTGGGCGCGGTGCCGGCGGAGATCGCGCGGCGTGCCAGGGTGATGTTTCTCAACTACCCGAACAACCCGACGGCGGGAACGGCGGACCTCGCGTTCTTCTCGGAGGCCGTCGAGTTCGCCAAGCGCTGGGACCTGCTCGTCGTCCACGACAACACCTACTCAGAAATCGGCTACGATGGGTACCGTCCGCCGAGCTTCCTTCAGGCGCCGGGCGCGAAGGACGTGGGCATCGAACTGCACTCGCTGAGCAAGACGTACTGCATGACCGGGTGGCGCATGGGATTCGCGGTCGGTAACCGCGACGCGATCCGGGCGCTCGGGACGCTCAAGACCAACATCGACAGCGGGCAGTTCGTCGCCATCCAAACGGCCGGCGTCGCCGCCCTGACCGGGCCCGACGGACCGACCCGAGAGCGCGTCGCGATCTGGCAGAAGCGCCGGGACATGGTCGTGGCCGGGCTTCGTCAGGTGGGGCTCGATGTAACGCGGCCGCGCGCGACGTTTTACCTGTGGGTGCCCGTGCCCGCAGGGTACGACTCGGTCGGCTTCGCCGGTCACCTGCTCGAGCACGCCGGTGTCGTGGTCACACCCGGCACCGGCTACGGCGCGCGCGGCGAGGGGTACGTCCGGATCTCGCTCACGGCGCCCGACGATCGATTCGTGGAGGCGATCCGCCGGATCGGGATGGCGTTGGGCCCTGCGCCCGAGGGCCGTCCGGTCGAGTCCCGCGGTCGTCGGTAA
- the hflX gene encoding GTPase HflX — MGPERAVLVGLAGRAEDDAETLQELARLTETAGAVVADTVVQRRTRPDPATWVGAGKIEEVRARARTAGAGVVIFDHELSHAQQRNLERALETKVLDRTALVLDIFAQRARTREGRLQVELAQMTYLLPRLAGRGVLLSRLGGGIGTRGPGETKLEVDRRRIRTRITELRGEIAALGRHRHQQRQSRRDAALPVVALVGYTNAGKSTLLNTLTHAGVYTADKLFATLDPTTRRVVLPNHRPILLVDTVGFIQKLPHDLVAAFRATLEEVTEADMLVHVIDAGHPRWMEQRAAVEQVLRELGAEGRPTVIALNKADRLSSEALRDIVAEVPDGIPISGLRGVGLLNLLRAISRHLPDPVRRVKLLVPHADAGVLATIYEGGRVVAREDRGDGVAVDVDLPSTTIRRLRRYLVDPLVSDAL, encoded by the coding sequence GTGGGTCCGGAGCGCGCGGTGCTCGTCGGGCTCGCCGGGCGAGCCGAGGATGATGCGGAGACCCTGCAGGAACTCGCGCGGCTGACCGAAACAGCCGGCGCGGTCGTCGCCGATACCGTCGTGCAGCGGCGCACCCGCCCGGACCCCGCCACGTGGGTGGGCGCCGGCAAGATCGAGGAAGTCCGAGCGCGCGCGCGGACGGCCGGTGCCGGGGTCGTGATCTTCGACCACGAACTATCGCACGCCCAGCAACGCAACCTCGAGCGAGCGCTCGAGACGAAGGTGCTCGATCGGACGGCGCTCGTGCTCGACATCTTCGCGCAGCGCGCCCGAACCCGCGAGGGCCGCCTCCAGGTGGAACTGGCGCAGATGACCTACCTCCTGCCGCGGCTTGCCGGACGGGGCGTGCTGCTGTCGCGCTTGGGCGGAGGGATCGGGACCCGGGGCCCCGGCGAAACCAAGCTCGAGGTGGATCGCCGCCGGATCCGGACCCGGATCACCGAACTGCGCGGGGAGATCGCCGCGCTCGGCCGCCACCGCCATCAACAGCGGCAGTCGCGCCGGGACGCGGCGCTGCCCGTGGTCGCGCTCGTGGGCTACACCAACGCAGGCAAATCGACGTTGCTGAACACGCTCACCCACGCCGGCGTGTATACCGCGGACAAGCTGTTTGCGACGCTCGACCCGACGACGCGCCGCGTCGTGCTGCCAAACCACCGGCCGATCCTCCTCGTGGACACTGTCGGGTTCATCCAGAAACTGCCCCACGACCTGGTGGCTGCGTTCCGGGCCACGCTGGAGGAGGTTACGGAGGCCGACATGCTGGTGCACGTGATCGACGCCGGGCATCCGCGGTGGATGGAGCAGCGGGCGGCGGTTGAGCAGGTGCTCCGGGAGCTCGGGGCGGAGGGGCGCCCGACCGTCATCGCGCTCAACAAAGCGGATCGGTTGTCGTCTGAGGCGCTGCGGGACATCGTGGCCGAGGTGCCTGATGGCATTCCGATCTCCGGCCTCCGAGGGGTCGGGCTGTTGAATCTCCTGCGCGCGATCTCGCGGCACCTGCCGGACCCCGTGCGGCGCGTGAAGCTGCTGGTGCCCCACGCCGATGCTGGCGTGCTGGCGACGATCTATGAAGGCGGGCGTGTGGTCGCGCGAGAGGATCGGGGCGACGGGGTTGCCGTGGACGTGGACCTGCCGTCGACGACGATTCGCCGGCTCCGGCGGTACCTGGTGGACCCGCTGGTGTCCGACGCGTTGTGA